One part of the Mangrovibacillus cuniculi genome encodes these proteins:
- a CDS encoding ABC transporter ATP-binding protein — protein sequence MAELKLQNIYKIYDKKVTAVTDFNLHIQDKEFIVFVGPSGCGKSTTLRMIAGLEDISKGEFYIDEKLVNDVAPKDRDIAMVFQNYALYPHMSVYDNMAFGLKLRKMDKAEIDRRVQDAAKILGLEALLDRKPKALSGGQRQRVALGRAIVRDAKVFLMDEPLSNLDAKLRVQMRAEIAKLHQRLQTTTIYVTHDQTEAMTMATRIVVMKDGVIQQVGSPKEVYDKPENVFVGGFIGSPAMNFFHGKLEDGQFVVGDKTIAVPEGKMKTLRDQGYVGKEIILGVRPEDIHDEPVFIEAAVGSTFDIDVEVAELTGAELMVYAKIGGQDFVARVDSRSDIKPNQKVQLAFDMNKCHFFDNETELRIR from the coding sequence ATGGCAGAATTAAAATTACAAAATATTTATAAAATCTACGATAAGAAGGTAACAGCAGTTACTGACTTCAATCTTCATATTCAAGATAAAGAATTTATCGTTTTCGTAGGACCATCTGGTTGTGGTAAATCTACTACTCTACGTATGATTGCAGGTCTTGAGGATATTTCTAAAGGTGAATTCTACATTGATGAAAAATTAGTAAACGATGTTGCTCCTAAAGATCGCGATATCGCAATGGTATTCCAAAACTACGCACTATACCCTCACATGAGCGTATATGACAACATGGCTTTCGGATTAAAACTTCGTAAAATGGATAAAGCAGAGATTGACCGTCGTGTTCAAGATGCTGCGAAAATCCTAGGTCTTGAAGCACTTCTAGATCGTAAACCAAAAGCATTATCTGGTGGTCAGCGTCAGCGTGTTGCTCTAGGCCGTGCAATCGTTCGTGATGCAAAGGTATTCTTAATGGATGAGCCATTATCTAACCTAGATGCAAAACTTCGTGTACAAATGCGTGCGGAAATTGCTAAACTTCACCAACGTCTACAAACAACAACTATTTACGTAACACATGACCAAACAGAAGCGATGACAATGGCAACTCGTATCGTTGTTATGAAAGACGGAGTAATTCAACAAGTTGGTTCTCCTAAAGAAGTTTACGACAAGCCTGAAAACGTATTCGTTGGCGGATTTATCGGTTCACCAGCTATGAACTTCTTCCATGGTAAATTAGAAGATGGACAGTTTGTTGTTGGAGACAAAACAATCGCTGTTCCAGAAGGAAAAATGAAAACATTACGTGACCAAGGTTATGTAGGAAAAGAAATCATCCTTGGAGTTCGTCCAGAAGACATCCATGATGAGCCAGTATTTATCGAAGCAGCTGTAGGTTCTACTTTCGATATCGATGTAGAAGTTGCCGAGTTAACTGGTGCTGAGTTAATGGTTTATGCGAAAATCGGTGGTCAAGACTTCGTTGCTCGTGTAGACTCTCGTTCAGATATTAAACCGAATCAAAAAGTTCAATTAGCATTTGATATGAACAAATGTCACTTCTTCGATAACGAAACAGAATTACGCATTCGATAA
- a CDS encoding PucR family transcriptional regulator → MKVKLLKRDPYLITGTHIHKDSSLFWIYDDNQYIGLHKTQFSEQEQTFLLEWFPLPTDTFPLSPFAQTWKNFLEGDSSTFPVDEFTSYRVTHYRSSSNTTSKENVLDIMQSLLPEDTVLIPQTHYYGWIVEYGDSPFLGEEEWQAWSQAMEGDFYHRVSFFIGDPLQVKEHADLHIQLDEKLFDVGVSLQHNNVIFNRASVLPYYLMANYPVKERNALFERILHLFLEEPEMVKTIKTYITCQQNTSQTAKALYMHRNSLQYRLDKFTEKTSVDLKSFEGALLTYLACIHMEVGKID, encoded by the coding sequence ATGAAAGTTAAATTGTTAAAACGCGATCCATATCTAATTACTGGTACTCATATTCATAAAGATTCCTCATTATTCTGGATTTATGACGACAACCAATATATAGGTCTACATAAAACACAATTTAGTGAACAAGAACAGACATTTTTACTAGAATGGTTTCCACTTCCTACAGACACCTTTCCGTTGTCGCCATTTGCACAAACTTGGAAAAACTTTTTAGAAGGCGATTCATCCACTTTTCCTGTAGATGAGTTTACTTCCTATCGTGTAACACATTATCGTTCTTCTTCTAACACCACATCAAAAGAAAATGTGTTGGACATCATGCAATCGCTTCTTCCAGAAGACACCGTTCTTATCCCACAAACTCACTATTATGGTTGGATCGTAGAATACGGTGACTCACCCTTTTTAGGTGAAGAAGAATGGCAAGCTTGGAGTCAAGCAATGGAAGGCGACTTCTATCATCGAGTATCTTTTTTTATAGGTGATCCTTTACAAGTAAAAGAACATGCGGATTTACACATACAACTCGATGAAAAACTGTTTGATGTTGGAGTTTCCCTACAGCATAACAACGTAATTTTTAATCGTGCATCCGTACTACCTTATTATTTAATGGCAAACTATCCTGTTAAAGAACGAAACGCACTATTTGAACGAATCCTTCATTTGTTCTTAGAAGAGCCAGAAATGGTCAAGACGATAAAGACATATATTACCTGTCAACAAAATACATCGCAAACAGCCAAAGCTCTATATATGCATCGAAATAGCCTACAATATCGACTGGATAAATTCACAGAAAAAACAAGTGTTGATTTAAAATCGTTCGAAGGTGCTCTACTAACATACTTAGCTTGTATTCATATGGAAGTAGGTAAAATTGATTAA
- a CDS encoding DUF5342 family protein, producing MFTHFQVKSLFENREIPGWSFSFFAQGEKVHGTYEKDGTINWGNEPRERSDAEKFVHEMMLFHVYEK from the coding sequence ATGTTTACACATTTCCAAGTCAAATCTTTATTTGAAAATAGAGAGATTCCAGGCTGGTCGTTTTCCTTTTTTGCACAAGGGGAAAAAGTTCACGGTACATATGAGAAGGACGGCACAATTAATTGGGGAAATGAGCCTCGAGAGCGAAGTGACGCGGAGAAGTTTGTTCATGAAATGATGCTCTTTCATGTGTATGAAAAATAA
- a CDS encoding ferritin-like domain-containing protein: MFIQQLAMAIQNEYQAYHYYSLLKDRTNNPLFVDWITIAMEEERGHYESLQQLYYSYTQSFAPVEKKEEEMVSFRAAVLQSLESELEAAEMYRNMILEIPTQEAYKPLFVAMTDEQEHAIRFGTILGMMK; this comes from the coding sequence ATGTTTATTCAGCAACTAGCGATGGCTATTCAAAATGAATATCAAGCTTACCACTACTACTCACTATTAAAAGACCGAACAAATAACCCGTTGTTTGTTGATTGGATTACGATTGCAATGGAGGAAGAACGGGGACATTACGAGTCGTTACAGCAGCTATATTACTCTTACACACAAAGCTTTGCTCCGGTTGAAAAGAAAGAAGAAGAAATGGTTTCTTTTCGAGCAGCTGTTTTACAATCACTAGAAAGTGAATTAGAAGCAGCGGAAATGTACAGAAATATGATTTTAGAAATTCCGACACAGGAAGCTTATAAGCCTTTGTTTGTAGCCATGACAGATGAGCAAGAGCATGCGATTCGCTTTGGAACAATTTTAGGCATGATGAAGTGA
- a CDS encoding YheC/YheD family protein has translation MKDKETWKQSTFSFPDVIYNRVASRKVETTDRWHSFKRFSSQQNTWFFNPHFFEKITVMNTLKENEQLAHHIPKTLKLKDIPQLRKFLKEHGSIYVKSSQGRKGNHLYKLNWIDESSLLTQSTNETTTDTYTSISKKLHLNETHYLMQKAILPDIRDGLRYDYRVLAHLVRSSHRITGIGMRASAENAVTTHVPRGGMILPYNAFSDSETEKVLAMIVEEIGKTLSEKFGDIGEFSVDIGRDQNGKLWIFEVNAKPMVFDELEIEQARVKELVHQAKRYSMLRQK, from the coding sequence TTGAAAGATAAGGAAACTTGGAAACAATCAACTTTTTCTTTTCCAGATGTCATTTACAACAGAGTTGCTAGTAGAAAAGTAGAAACGACGGATCGATGGCATTCGTTTAAACGCTTCTCTAGTCAACAAAACACTTGGTTCTTTAATCCACATTTTTTTGAAAAAATAACTGTCATGAATACGTTAAAGGAAAATGAGCAACTTGCCCATCACATACCTAAAACTCTTAAACTAAAAGATATTCCACAATTAAGGAAGTTCTTAAAAGAACATGGAAGTATCTATGTCAAAAGTAGCCAAGGTAGAAAAGGAAATCATCTCTACAAATTAAACTGGATCGATGAATCTTCTCTCCTTACTCAAAGTACAAATGAAACCACCACTGACACCTATACCTCCATTTCCAAGAAGCTTCATCTTAATGAAACTCACTATCTCATGCAAAAAGCAATCCTTCCTGACATAAGGGATGGTCTTCGTTACGACTATCGCGTTCTAGCTCATCTAGTCCGATCTAGTCATCGAATAACTGGAATAGGCATGCGAGCATCAGCTGAAAATGCTGTGACCACGCATGTACCAAGAGGTGGAATGATCCTCCCTTACAATGCCTTCTCAGATAGTGAAACAGAAAAAGTACTAGCAATGATTGTGGAGGAAATAGGAAAGACCTTAAGCGAGAAGTTTGGAGATATCGGAGAATTTTCCGTTGATATCGGTAGAGACCAAAACGGTAAGTTGTGGATCTTTGAGGTGAATGCAAAGCCTATGGTATTCGATGAATTAGAAATAGAACAAGCGAGAGTGAAAGAACTTGTACATCAAGCGAAAAGATACTCGATGTTAAGACAAAAGTGA